Proteins from a single region of Dyadobacter fanqingshengii:
- a CDS encoding site-specific integrase: MLSKTFNLLFYLKKPKNYLNGKMPIYLRVTTDGSRFELAAKRDCEPEKWNSVSGRVAGTKQDVRSLNAYLDSLQTKVYEAHRTLIDSGKEVTAESIKNLLLGINDHPKMILEVFREHNNEMHALIEKDFARSTYNRYEAALRNVEEFLLFKYKVLDVSLDKLDYGLISAYAFYLKGKRNISHNTTMRYLVYFKKIVLLCVKNGWVPRDPFIFCCYTGLSYVDVQKLKRSEVIDGFDGKKWISIKRQKTDTPSKIPLLPVA, from the coding sequence ATGCTTAGTAAAACATTTAATCTGCTCTTTTATTTAAAGAAGCCCAAGAACTATTTAAATGGCAAGATGCCTATTTACCTACGCGTCACGACAGATGGCTCTCGTTTTGAACTGGCTGCAAAAAGGGATTGCGAGCCAGAAAAATGGAATTCAGTATCTGGAAGGGTAGCTGGCACAAAACAGGATGTGCGGAGTTTAAATGCTTATTTGGATAGTTTACAAACGAAGGTCTATGAGGCGCACCGAACATTGATCGATTCCGGCAAAGAGGTTACGGCAGAGTCGATAAAAAATCTTCTATTAGGCATCAATGATCATCCTAAAATGATCTTAGAAGTTTTTCGGGAACATAACAATGAGATGCATGCGCTAATAGAAAAAGACTTTGCGAGAAGTACTTATAACCGTTATGAAGCTGCATTGCGAAATGTTGAGGAGTTTTTACTTTTTAAGTATAAGGTCTTGGACGTAAGTCTTGATAAATTGGACTACGGTTTGATCTCGGCCTATGCATTCTATTTAAAAGGGAAAAGGAATATTTCTCACAATACTACGATGAGGTACCTCGTATATTTCAAAAAGATCGTACTGCTCTGCGTTAAAAATGGATGGGTTCCCCGCGACCCTTTCATTTTTTGCTGTTACACCGGGCTGTCTTACGTGGACGTTCAGAAATTGAAGAGGTCGGAAGTTATTGATGGCTTTGACGGAAAAAAGTGGATATCAATAAAGAGACAAAAAACTGATACGCCTTCCAAAATTCCTTTGCTACCAGTTGCTTGA
- a CDS encoding SAM-dependent methyltransferase: MANKLSSRLQEIVDALPLKEGMRILEIGCGSGAAAREVAKRVPGGSVLGIDRSSKAIRQAIENNKAEIASGVLAFRTESIENFELQAGEEQFDFAFSVRVGALDGRHPEIERQAIEKIRKALKRNGKLYIDGGNPLKLLDIRDR; encoded by the coding sequence ATGGCCAATAAGCTTTCGAGCCGACTTCAAGAAATTGTGGATGCACTGCCGTTAAAAGAAGGTATGAGAATACTGGAAATCGGCTGTGGGTCGGGCGCAGCCGCCCGCGAAGTTGCCAAACGTGTTCCAGGTGGCAGCGTTCTGGGAATTGATCGTTCATCCAAGGCTATCAGGCAGGCTATCGAAAATAATAAAGCAGAAATTGCTTCCGGAGTGCTGGCGTTTCGTACCGAATCAATCGAAAATTTTGAGCTTCAAGCGGGCGAAGAACAATTCGATTTCGCATTTTCGGTTCGAGTGGGTGCGCTGGATGGAAGACATCCCGAAATAGAGAGGCAGGCTATTGAAAAAATCCGGAAAGCTCTAAAACGAAATGGTAAACTTTACATCGACGGCGGAAATCCGTTGAAGCTGCTTGATATTAGGGACCGGTAA